One stretch of Pseudomonas fragi DNA includes these proteins:
- a CDS encoding YjbF family lipoprotein has translation MKTLRNRSCLVACLLLCGCSPLMQGSLDTFKAAVQGPVPLELTAADVAAVPYAQILVTTPSSEGVMAKLRQQGDLQYWVASGKQVLLMRNGLVVRTTGLQPALDGTRFDGQSPFKRGLHLVADGERSTRWIDMYQGEQVGLAVNSRFVRKGLETVTILDKPYVLQRIDEKFEIPALGFSGTNHFWVRPADGVILQSEQYVTPGLELRIVHLRPDWEAAQ, from the coding sequence TTGAAAACTCTTCGTAACCGCTCATGCCTGGTGGCGTGCCTGTTGCTGTGTGGCTGTAGCCCGCTGATGCAGGGCTCGCTCGATACCTTCAAGGCCGCCGTTCAAGGCCCCGTGCCGCTGGAATTGACCGCGGCCGACGTCGCGGCGGTACCTTATGCGCAAATCCTGGTGACCACACCTTCGAGCGAAGGTGTGATGGCCAAACTTCGTCAGCAAGGGGACTTGCAGTACTGGGTCGCCTCGGGCAAGCAAGTGTTGCTGATGCGTAACGGCCTGGTGGTTCGTACCACCGGGCTGCAACCCGCCCTGGACGGTACCCGTTTCGACGGGCAGTCACCGTTCAAGCGCGGCCTGCATCTGGTGGCGGACGGCGAACGCAGCACGCGCTGGATCGATATGTATCAGGGTGAGCAGGTCGGCCTGGCGGTTAACAGCCGCTTTGTGCGTAAAGGCCTGGAAACCGTGACCATTCTCGACAAGCCTTATGTACTGCAGCGTATCGATGAAAAATTTGAAATTCCGGCCCTTGGCTTTAGCGGCACCAACCATTTTTGGGTCAGGCCCGCAGATGGCGTGATCCTGCAAAGCGAGCAGTACGTCACGCCGGGGCTTGAGCTGCGCATTGTGCATCTGCGACCTGACTGGGAGGCTGCCCAGTGA
- a CDS encoding polysaccharide pyruvyl transferase family protein, with protein MNSKTVYTLTFHGVLNHGAVLQAYALQAYILNKGYSSELINYKPWYLTYQVLRPAKGIGKTILKYKRLYLFKKFSTKYLALNKHSITTPQDWLKLGEYHAVVCGSDQIWNKSITGKKYDPAFFLNFVSNKARKIAYAASAGGNILSQDPQPKEYTQSFNSMGVREQHLKTDMIEHKLHNDPELVIDPTFLISDYSKIMSRKHVPNGKYIVSYEVSTDETRSKLNEFVAALKVMTGLPVYHIGDKPISAADQCLLGISPSDWIGLVQSAAMVCTNSFHGTAFSLNFSKPLVFVKHIENEKNARALSLLDKTDLNHVVYDHIDELSNRDIWQKPNKTKLAEFIKQSQDFLDNALKN; from the coding sequence ATGAATTCTAAAACTGTATACACACTGACATTTCATGGCGTATTGAATCATGGGGCCGTACTCCAAGCTTACGCACTACAAGCATACATCCTAAACAAAGGCTACTCTAGCGAGCTTATCAACTATAAGCCTTGGTACCTGACGTACCAAGTTCTGCGCCCTGCCAAAGGTATTGGAAAGACAATACTGAAGTACAAACGCCTTTATCTATTCAAGAAGTTCTCAACTAAATATCTAGCCTTAAACAAGCACAGCATTACAACCCCTCAAGACTGGCTTAAATTAGGTGAATACCACGCTGTCGTATGTGGCAGTGACCAAATATGGAATAAATCTATTACAGGAAAAAAATACGACCCAGCTTTTTTCCTAAACTTTGTATCTAATAAGGCTCGTAAAATCGCATATGCCGCGAGTGCTGGAGGAAATATCTTATCGCAAGATCCTCAACCGAAGGAATACACTCAGTCATTTAACAGCATGGGTGTTCGAGAACAACACCTTAAAACAGACATGATTGAACATAAGCTACACAACGATCCTGAACTGGTTATTGATCCAACATTCTTAATTAGTGACTACAGTAAAATCATGAGTCGCAAACATGTACCCAACGGAAAGTATATAGTTTCATATGAAGTGAGCACCGACGAAACACGCAGCAAGCTTAATGAATTTGTTGCCGCACTAAAAGTGATGACTGGGCTGCCGGTATACCACATAGGTGACAAGCCGATTAGCGCAGCGGATCAATGCTTATTGGGTATTTCACCAAGTGACTGGATAGGGCTGGTTCAGTCAGCCGCTATGGTATGCACGAACTCGTTTCATGGGACCGCATTTTCACTGAATTTCAGCAAGCCTCTAGTATTTGTAAAACACATAGAAAACGAAAAAAATGCTCGCGCACTGAGCCTTCTAGATAAAACTGATTTAAACCATGTTGTATACGACCACATTGATGAATTAAGCAATCGAGACATCTGGCAAAAACCAAATAAAACAAAACTTGCTGAATTCATCAAACAATCTCAAGATTTTTTGGATAACGCCCTTAAAAACTAA
- a CDS encoding winged helix-turn-helix domain-containing protein, whose translation MLVAGCNTDIQAPKALNFVHSQALVNDIEQLITSEVRHLDACNTLANLACDFRNTEAVFIEVNAPDAINDSLELLKHIRLFNQAACIFILVTHNKSFTSINHYLAGADHCIKLPVDPLEKQALLSRTFEESHWATNTRLTLDRTRLLLCSATSKIEISYTEMTIIDALAKAPQHVLSQDSIAKTLDPNIVFYDPRALEKTISRLRTKIKKAYNLELIFSVRAFGYRLRRGTITA comes from the coding sequence ATGCTTGTCGCAGGATGCAATACCGATATACAGGCCCCCAAAGCGCTTAATTTTGTACACAGCCAAGCGTTGGTCAACGATATAGAACAACTCATCACTTCTGAGGTGAGGCATCTTGACGCCTGCAATACTTTGGCTAACCTGGCTTGCGATTTCCGCAACACAGAAGCGGTCTTTATTGAGGTCAATGCGCCCGACGCCATCAACGATAGCCTGGAGTTGCTCAAACATATTCGCCTGTTCAACCAGGCCGCCTGCATCTTTATACTGGTGACCCATAACAAGTCATTTACCAGCATCAATCATTATCTTGCAGGCGCTGATCACTGCATAAAGCTACCGGTTGATCCCCTGGAAAAGCAGGCACTCCTGTCTCGCACTTTCGAAGAGTCGCACTGGGCAACCAATACCCGACTGACCCTTGACCGGACACGGCTTTTATTGTGCAGTGCCACCAGCAAGATTGAAATCTCATACACTGAAATGACTATTATCGACGCCCTTGCTAAAGCGCCGCAGCATGTATTGAGCCAAGACAGTATTGCAAAAACACTAGACCCCAACATTGTATTTTATGATCCGCGCGCACTGGAAAAAACCATTAGCCGCTTAAGAACAAAGATCAAAAAAGCCTATAATCTGGAGTTAATCTTTAGTGTTCGCGCATTCGGTTATCGTTTGCGTCGGGGCACAATCACAGCATAA
- a CDS encoding capsule biosynthesis GfcC family protein: MISLKKLALCVLLSHAAISQAAVSVSGDVLKPVSVAFKPGMRLLDVISQAQPNPESYWLAAAWLHQPEVEKQIRLKAGVLFDLKMLQRGALLNNNGGLAAVAARLHQDISQLPVTGRKVVSLDPVALEVGFAHNYLLSDGDKVTYPTRTNSVSVVGAVEHDCTLPYQPLLEVRDYLDSCPRLKEAEVDFLWLIHPDGTYKRVAIAAWNREDGVYAVAGSRILVPVRNDNADLPTPDLNEQLAQFLATQPLAEVAP; the protein is encoded by the coding sequence GTGATCTCTTTGAAAAAACTGGCGCTGTGCGTATTGCTTAGTCATGCCGCAATCAGTCAGGCCGCCGTGTCCGTCAGCGGTGATGTGCTCAAGCCGGTAAGCGTGGCATTCAAGCCAGGCATGCGCTTGCTGGATGTGATCAGCCAGGCCCAGCCCAACCCGGAAAGCTATTGGCTGGCAGCCGCATGGCTGCATCAACCAGAAGTTGAAAAGCAGATACGGCTCAAGGCTGGTGTGCTGTTCGACCTGAAAATGCTGCAACGCGGCGCCTTGCTTAATAACAACGGCGGCCTCGCGGCTGTGGCGGCGCGCCTGCACCAGGACATCAGCCAATTACCGGTTACTGGCCGCAAAGTGGTAAGCCTTGACCCGGTCGCGCTGGAAGTCGGCTTTGCCCACAACTATCTGCTCAGTGATGGCGACAAGGTAACTTACCCGACGCGCACTAATAGTGTGTCCGTGGTAGGCGCAGTTGAACATGACTGCACTCTGCCCTATCAGCCCCTGCTGGAAGTACGTGACTACCTCGACAGCTGCCCGCGACTGAAAGAAGCAGAAGTGGATTTCTTGTGGTTGATTCACCCTGATGGCACCTACAAGCGTGTTGCGATTGCTGCCTGGAACCGCGAGGACGGCGTCTATGCGGTCGCTGGCAGCAGGATTCTGGTGCCCGTGCGCAACGATAACGCCGATTTGCCTACACCCGATTTGAACGAGCAGTTGGCGCAGTTCCTCGCCACCCAACCGCTGGCTGAGGTTGCACCTTGA
- a CDS encoding YjbH domain-containing protein codes for MKLRFVVVALLPYSLAHAEPRYTQNDFGGVGLLQTPTARMAPVGELSLNANRTEPYSRYSLSLQPLDWLEGTFRYTAITDRLYGFDYLSGKQSYKDKAVDIKARLWQESHWLPEVALGFRDVGGTGLFSSEYFVANKRYKNLDFSLGIAWGYIGNRGDLDNPLGYLDDRFDTRPSIDASNAGNVNANSYFRGSPGLFGGVAYQTPWAPLSLKLEFDGNDYKHEPLNSSHAQDSPINIGAVYKLNENIDLTAGWERGNTALFGITLHTNFVSRKAPAKSFDPPAQPLPTNTPRVGLDQVDWADVSKKLESNAGYKVERIAQRDSELMVYGEQSKYFYSAKGVGRASRILDNTANDEIQWFTLVNKRYDMPVEETSVPRSTFRNVVNNEQDLIDLHRTTEVNRATAHYDKTLYQHKPDPFTYGFGLGYQQNLGGPDGFLLYQISAYAEGQYRFTPNTWASGGVSVNLLNNYDKFKYDAPSNLPRVRTDVRQYVTTSDVTMPALQLNKAKRLDQDLYGMVYGGYLEPMYAGVGGEMLYRPMGERWSIGADLNYVRQREFDQGFGLRDYRTVTGHVTTYTKLPFDLDAAVSVGRYLARDWGTTIDISREFTNGVKFGGWVTRTTASSEEYGEGSFDKGIYISIPFDEMMSVSTMSRANIAWAPLTRDGGAMLHRQYSLHTMTDGRNRDAFYENFEKITE; via the coding sequence TTGAAGTTACGTTTTGTTGTTGTCGCCTTGTTACCTTATAGCTTGGCCCATGCGGAGCCACGCTACACACAGAATGACTTTGGTGGCGTTGGATTGCTTCAAACGCCTACGGCTCGTATGGCTCCTGTGGGCGAGCTAAGTCTTAATGCTAACCGTACAGAGCCATATTCTCGGTATAGCCTTTCTTTACAGCCTCTCGACTGGCTTGAGGGGACATTTCGCTACACTGCTATTACCGACCGCTTGTACGGATTTGATTATTTAAGTGGCAAACAGAGCTATAAAGACAAAGCAGTCGATATTAAAGCCCGACTCTGGCAAGAAAGCCATTGGCTGCCAGAAGTTGCATTAGGTTTCCGAGATGTTGGTGGTACCGGCCTCTTTTCCAGCGAGTATTTTGTTGCAAATAAACGCTATAAAAACCTTGATTTCAGCTTAGGTATAGCTTGGGGGTATATAGGTAATCGCGGAGATCTTGATAACCCGCTAGGTTATCTTGATGACCGTTTCGATACCCGGCCTTCAATTGATGCCAGCAATGCGGGCAATGTCAACGCCAATTCGTATTTCCGTGGTTCCCCTGGCCTTTTCGGCGGAGTAGCCTACCAAACTCCTTGGGCGCCTTTGAGCTTGAAATTAGAGTTTGACGGAAACGACTACAAACACGAGCCTCTAAACAGCAGCCACGCTCAGGACTCACCAATTAACATCGGTGCTGTCTACAAACTTAATGAAAATATCGACCTGACTGCAGGCTGGGAGCGCGGCAATACCGCCTTGTTCGGCATTACCCTGCATACCAACTTTGTCAGCCGCAAGGCCCCAGCTAAAAGCTTCGACCCGCCAGCACAACCGCTCCCAACCAATACACCAAGGGTAGGGCTGGACCAGGTTGACTGGGCTGACGTGTCGAAAAAGTTGGAAAGCAACGCCGGCTATAAAGTGGAGCGTATTGCCCAGCGCGATTCCGAGTTGATGGTATATGGCGAGCAGTCCAAGTACTTCTATTCCGCCAAGGGCGTAGGTCGAGCCAGCCGAATTCTGGACAATACCGCCAACGATGAGATCCAGTGGTTCACCTTGGTCAATAAGCGCTATGACATGCCTGTGGAGGAAACCAGCGTGCCGCGCTCGACCTTCCGCAATGTGGTAAATAACGAACAAGATCTGATCGATCTGCATCGTACCACCGAGGTCAATCGAGCCACGGCCCATTATGATAAAACCCTGTACCAACACAAACCTGACCCATTTACCTACGGGTTTGGTCTGGGTTACCAGCAGAATCTGGGTGGCCCTGACGGCTTCCTGCTTTACCAGATTAGCGCCTATGCCGAAGGGCAATATCGCTTTACGCCTAATACATGGGCAAGTGGCGGCGTCAGCGTCAACTTACTGAACAACTACGACAAATTCAAATACGACGCACCAAGCAACCTGCCACGTGTACGCACTGATGTACGCCAATATGTCACAACCTCCGATGTCACCATGCCAGCCTTACAACTTAACAAGGCAAAGCGCTTGGATCAGGACTTGTACGGTATGGTCTATGGCGGTTATCTGGAACCCATGTACGCCGGTGTGGGTGGCGAAATGCTCTATCGACCAATGGGTGAACGCTGGTCAATCGGTGCCGATCTGAACTATGTGCGCCAACGGGAATTTGACCAGGGCTTTGGCCTACGTGATTACCGGACAGTAACCGGTCATGTCACCACTTACACCAAGCTTCCGTTCGATCTGGACGCCGCAGTAAGCGTCGGCCGCTATCTGGCCCGCGACTGGGGTACCACCATCGATATCTCCCGAGAATTCACCAATGGAGTGAAGTTCGGTGGCTGGGTAACACGCACCACCGCCTCTTCAGAAGAATACGGCGAAGGTAGTTTCGATAAAGGTATCTATATCTCGATTCCGTTCGACGAGATGATGAGTGTGTCGACCATGAGCCGCGCCAATATCGCCTGGGCACCGCTGACTCGAGACGGTGGCGCCATGCTGCATCGCCAGTACTCGCTGCATACCATGACCGATGGGCGTAATCGTGACGCGTTTTACGAGAACTTCGAGAAGATCACCGAGTGA
- a CDS encoding polysaccharide biosynthesis/export family protein produces MIRSLSLAVLAGFALQGCMFAPGQYLDTSEIGTEGSPESSRVELIPITPKLIAQNAATYVSSSVPAELLAFKPAAYRIGANDVLYITVWDHPELTAPSGPQQQIDSNGRLVRPDGTIFYPYIGQLDAAGKTIEELRTAISDRLRQYVDSPQVDLNVLRFASQKAILAGAVSKAGPMPITTSPLSVIEALGAAGIQPSVADLSGLILTRDGHEYVLDIDALNNSGSQLHNVFLKDGDQLYLPYNDRKKIYVMGEVLSPQAIRFKTKNMSLADVVGSVGGLNQTTSNGNALYVIRGAENLETQPVKVFQLDGESPVSFAVASHFELKPQDIVYVGPAQVTRWNRLISQLLPSATILGTGAAAGNNLSEASSR; encoded by the coding sequence ATGATTCGTAGTTTGTCGCTCGCGGTACTTGCAGGGTTCGCCCTGCAAGGTTGTATGTTTGCGCCCGGTCAGTACCTGGATACCAGTGAAATCGGGACTGAAGGCTCGCCAGAAAGCAGTCGGGTCGAGTTAATCCCTATCACTCCCAAGCTGATTGCGCAAAACGCGGCGACATACGTCTCAAGCTCGGTGCCAGCAGAATTGCTGGCATTCAAGCCTGCAGCCTACCGAATCGGCGCCAACGATGTGCTGTATATCACCGTTTGGGATCATCCCGAGTTGACGGCACCTTCGGGCCCGCAACAACAGATTGATTCCAACGGTCGCTTGGTGCGCCCGGACGGTACAATCTTTTACCCCTACATTGGCCAACTCGATGCAGCGGGGAAAACCATTGAGGAGCTTCGTACAGCAATTTCCGACCGCCTGAGGCAGTATGTAGACAGCCCTCAGGTGGATCTGAACGTGCTGCGTTTTGCCAGCCAAAAGGCAATTCTTGCCGGTGCCGTATCCAAGGCCGGGCCAATGCCTATCACAACCTCGCCACTAAGTGTGATCGAGGCCCTCGGCGCTGCTGGCATTCAGCCCTCTGTTGCAGATCTGTCCGGGTTGATACTTACCCGCGATGGTCACGAATATGTGTTGGACATAGATGCCCTGAACAACAGCGGCTCGCAATTGCACAATGTGTTCTTGAAAGACGGTGATCAGCTGTACCTGCCTTACAATGACCGCAAAAAGATTTATGTCATGGGTGAAGTGCTTTCCCCCCAGGCAATACGCTTCAAAACCAAAAATATGAGCCTTGCCGATGTAGTCGGCTCCGTGGGTGGTTTGAACCAAACCACCTCCAACGGTAACGCACTGTATGTGATTCGTGGCGCTGAAAACCTGGAGACGCAACCGGTTAAAGTCTTCCAGCTGGATGGAGAGTCGCCAGTGTCCTTCGCGGTTGCCAGCCATTTTGAATTGAAACCACAAGACATCGTGTACGTTGGCCCTGCTCAGGTTACCCGCTGGAATCGCCTGATCAGCCAGTTGCTGCCATCAGCAACTATTTTGGGTACCGGTGCTGCCGCAGGCAACAACCTCAGTGAAGCCAGCAGCCGATAA
- the murB gene encoding UDP-N-acetylmuramate dehydrogenase — translation MNTSNEIKNSFKVKSQCTELHHITSLESLIEKSNDGTLNSHTSIIGGGYNIIPRSFIDGIVIKSDLKTIEITLDTKDYILIKAGSGVVWDDFVGFTVMQGYLGLENLSLIPGSVGAAPVQNIGAYGVEASTFIHTVHCFNLDTGTFLDLTNEQCALGYRSSIFKSRPELFITHVTFRLCKSNLLVKELANSAHYNKLEFLKDSARLIQLSFKSINLKLLPKPKIKFSFNCVRDILKLCIIPARIKRKLVIYIRTRTLHSPDKIGNCGCFFKCPILPSASFRTLKDIYPDVEWFEHDSNSVKISACWLMKNTNWSGKTFNNVRIESKRPVVLMNAGDATGEDVLHVMDKIQQDVKNKFNISLEAEIVVL, via the coding sequence ATGAACACTTCAAATGAAATTAAAAACTCATTCAAAGTAAAGTCTCAGTGCACAGAACTTCATCACATAACCTCTCTCGAAAGCCTGATTGAAAAATCAAACGATGGTACTCTAAACAGTCATACATCCATCATTGGCGGCGGCTATAATATCATACCGAGAAGCTTCATTGATGGCATAGTCATTAAGTCTGATTTAAAGACGATAGAGATAACTCTAGACACCAAAGACTATATTTTAATAAAGGCCGGCTCAGGTGTAGTGTGGGATGATTTTGTAGGCTTTACAGTCATGCAAGGGTACCTTGGCCTTGAGAATCTTTCTCTCATACCTGGCTCTGTTGGCGCAGCTCCGGTGCAAAACATCGGTGCATATGGCGTTGAAGCTTCAACCTTTATACATACTGTTCACTGTTTCAATTTAGACACAGGTACATTTTTAGATCTGACTAATGAGCAGTGCGCTCTAGGCTACAGGTCCAGCATTTTCAAATCCAGGCCTGAACTTTTCATTACCCATGTTACCTTCAGACTCTGCAAGTCTAATCTTTTAGTAAAAGAGCTAGCCAATTCCGCACACTACAACAAACTGGAGTTCTTAAAGGACTCAGCGCGCCTAATACAGCTATCATTCAAAAGTATCAATTTAAAACTACTCCCAAAACCAAAAATAAAATTCAGCTTCAATTGCGTTCGGGACATTTTAAAACTTTGCATTATACCTGCCAGAATAAAGCGCAAGCTTGTCATTTACATCAGAACTCGCACATTGCATAGCCCTGACAAGATAGGGAATTGTGGATGTTTTTTTAAATGCCCCATATTACCTTCCGCTTCCTTTCGGACACTTAAAGACATATACCCTGACGTCGAGTGGTTTGAGCACGACAGTAACTCTGTAAAAATATCTGCATGCTGGCTAATGAAAAACACCAACTGGTCAGGAAAAACATTCAACAACGTCCGTATTGAAAGCAAACGACCTGTGGTTCTAATGAACGCAGGAGATGCGACCGGTGAAGATGTATTACATGTAATGGACAAAATACAACAAGACGTGAAAAACAAATTCAATATCTCTTTAGAGGCTGAAATTGTGGTATTGTAG
- a CDS encoding WecB/TagA/CpsF family glycosyltransferase, protein MNKHNIFGLRYELFSKKETISRICSAIDSGEKQFIRSDLNVATIVSCQHDAALREAVNSSDLINIDGMGAIWGAKFLNLAVPERVTGVDLFSDLLATAEQKNYSVYFLGATDSVLTKMIQNLKYNVPNLNIAGYHDGYFWGKEEEVVANINASGANMLFIGIKSPEKETFIHEWSSKLNVQFIMGVGGTFDVISGKVKRAPQWMQKSGLEWAFRIYQEPRRMWKRYVKSNSVFLKMLIQAKLGQKTN, encoded by the coding sequence ATGAACAAGCATAATATTTTCGGCCTTCGCTACGAACTCTTCTCAAAAAAAGAAACCATCTCTAGAATTTGCTCAGCTATCGATAGCGGAGAAAAACAATTCATTCGAAGTGACCTAAACGTAGCCACCATTGTAAGCTGTCAGCATGACGCCGCACTTAGAGAGGCTGTCAATAGCTCAGACCTTATCAATATAGATGGAATGGGTGCTATCTGGGGAGCGAAGTTTTTAAACCTGGCTGTTCCAGAGCGGGTTACAGGGGTCGACCTGTTTTCGGACCTTCTTGCAACTGCCGAGCAAAAAAACTACTCCGTTTATTTCCTTGGCGCCACAGATTCAGTTCTAACGAAAATGATTCAAAATTTAAAGTACAACGTACCCAATCTCAACATTGCCGGGTACCATGACGGATATTTCTGGGGAAAAGAAGAGGAAGTAGTTGCCAACATTAATGCTTCTGGCGCAAACATGCTTTTTATAGGCATTAAGTCCCCAGAAAAAGAGACGTTCATTCACGAGTGGTCTTCTAAACTTAACGTCCAGTTCATTATGGGTGTAGGAGGAACATTTGATGTGATTTCGGGCAAGGTCAAGCGTGCGCCACAGTGGATGCAAAAATCCGGACTTGAGTGGGCTTTCAGAATTTATCAAGAACCGCGTAGAATGTGGAAACGCTATGTAAAGTCAAATTCTGTTTTCTTAAAGATGCTGATACAGGCAAAATTAGGTCAAAAAACAAACTGA
- a CDS encoding glycosyltransferase: MLVHLINHSAENLGGAQKILKLIYDDNEEHSKIISFDYIKDKSRQRRSNYLYAALAFFSDLIRKHRNTFIIHHRIFLIPFIFMRNSNSIFICHNIFPSKNFIFKHLTHLKIIAVSSEVKDYLHTVNPKLNITVIPNGVSVNEAENFERNDNGTFKIGFIGRLAKEKGIYLLLEAFRAFITDNQHVNTELHIVGSGELDPQQLENAALSDLSNKITFHGYSDAPFTLLKHVDLLVVPSQFEGFGLVYYEALERGHMVLASNLPVFRKKTDDLGVEFFIQNDATDLAHKMANCRDKQDLWITAGSPLKRHDFLTTDDMLSNYKTFLESTPNEQA, encoded by the coding sequence ATGCTCGTACACTTAATTAACCATTCCGCAGAAAATTTAGGCGGAGCACAAAAAATACTCAAGCTCATCTACGATGACAATGAAGAACACTCCAAAATCATCTCATTTGATTATATCAAAGACAAATCAAGACAACGTCGCTCAAACTACTTATATGCTGCCCTCGCTTTTTTTTCCGACCTGATCAGAAAGCATAGGAACACCTTTATCATTCATCACCGCATCTTTCTAATTCCTTTCATATTCATGCGGAATTCAAATTCAATATTTATTTGCCACAACATCTTCCCAAGCAAAAACTTTATATTCAAGCACCTGACTCACCTTAAAATCATTGCTGTATCTTCAGAGGTCAAAGACTACCTCCATACCGTCAATCCTAAGCTCAACATCACTGTCATACCCAACGGGGTTTCAGTGAATGAAGCAGAAAACTTTGAGCGTAATGATAACGGCACTTTTAAAATTGGTTTCATTGGTCGGCTTGCTAAAGAAAAAGGAATTTACCTGCTGCTAGAAGCATTCAGAGCTTTTATAACAGATAACCAACACGTTAACACGGAGCTTCATATTGTTGGTTCAGGCGAGCTTGACCCGCAGCAGCTTGAAAATGCAGCTCTTTCTGATTTATCAAATAAAATAACCTTTCACGGCTACTCTGACGCCCCTTTTACACTGCTTAAACATGTAGACCTGTTAGTTGTCCCCTCTCAATTTGAAGGATTCGGCCTGGTTTACTACGAAGCACTAGAACGAGGCCATATGGTACTTGCTTCTAACCTTCCAGTTTTTAGGAAAAAAACTGACGACTTAGGGGTTGAGTTCTTTATCCAAAACGATGCGACCGACTTAGCACATAAAATGGCAAACTGTCGTGACAAGCAAGATCTTTGGATCACTGCAGGATCTCCATTAAAGCGACATGATTTTCTTACTACTGACGATATGTTATCTAACTACAAAACCTTCTTAGAAAGTACTCCTAATGAACAAGCATAA
- a CDS encoding oligosaccharide flippase family protein encodes MLIGKRLINQISSLASKGIELGKIFVLNVISARSLGAEDFGTLSFIISIATIMGVLTEFRVQDVMIKKISRGESENSIIANSIIICLFFSTLGFLATTGLAEFTSVTSDWETYLALYSIIFIASSLKVFKYALIAKMNNIANCAIEATSLAITTVFFIWFFGTKITISSYIYIRIFDAAMVSALGLILYKTAYQFKITKPDLLSIKAILIESTPLVLSGFVVILLQKIDQIMIKYILGNYELGIYSAAANILTVFSIAPMLFSQTNSPAIYKLTKDNPNFHAIRVKYIQNIALMGIALSLTLLACSDFIISTLYGEAYSKAGTILKISFATPLIIALGAASTQIIIADNNSNIVFYKALMALTLGITLNITLIPLLGIAGAAVSTLVAMLLSNVLSNILIRKYNYIWHLQCDAVLFRNIKK; translated from the coding sequence ATGTTAATCGGCAAACGCCTCATCAATCAAATTAGCTCACTAGCATCTAAAGGTATTGAATTAGGCAAAATCTTTGTCCTCAATGTAATTAGCGCACGGTCCTTGGGCGCCGAAGACTTCGGAACACTTTCATTTATTATATCCATCGCAACGATAATGGGTGTCTTGACGGAGTTTCGAGTCCAGGATGTAATGATTAAAAAGATCTCTCGCGGAGAAAGTGAAAACTCGATCATTGCCAACTCCATTATCATCTGTCTTTTTTTCAGCACACTCGGCTTTCTTGCAACAACTGGGCTTGCGGAATTTACCAGCGTAACCTCTGACTGGGAAACTTACCTCGCCCTGTACTCTATAATCTTCATCGCCTCAAGCTTGAAAGTTTTTAAATATGCGTTGATAGCGAAGATGAACAACATAGCCAATTGCGCTATCGAAGCAACCTCCCTGGCCATCACGACAGTATTTTTTATCTGGTTTTTTGGCACAAAGATAACTATCAGCTCATATATATATATAAGAATATTTGACGCTGCAATGGTCTCCGCACTAGGGCTTATTTTATACAAAACAGCTTATCAGTTTAAAATCACCAAACCAGATCTTTTAAGCATCAAGGCGATCCTCATAGAATCTACACCGCTTGTGCTCTCCGGGTTTGTGGTTATCCTACTACAAAAGATAGATCAAATAATGATAAAATACATCCTAGGAAACTATGAGCTTGGTATCTACAGTGCTGCGGCGAATATATTAACAGTATTTTCAATCGCACCAATGCTCTTTAGCCAGACTAATTCTCCTGCTATATACAAGCTCACTAAGGACAACCCAAACTTTCACGCAATACGCGTCAAATACATACAAAATATCGCACTCATGGGCATAGCTTTATCCCTTACCTTGTTAGCTTGTAGCGACTTCATAATAAGCACTTTGTACGGTGAAGCTTATTCAAAAGCCGGCACGATATTGAAAATATCGTTTGCAACCCCGCTGATCATAGCTTTAGGTGCCGCAAGCACACAAATCATAATTGCAGACAACAACTCAAATATAGTTTTTTACAAAGCATTGATGGCATTAACCTTGGGGATCACTTTAAACATTACTTTGATCCCACTGCTCGGCATCGCTGGCGCAGCAGTATCAACACTTGTTGCGATGCTACTGAGCAACGTACTATCTAACATTCTCATTAGAAAATACAATTACATATGGCACCTGCAATGCGATGCTGTGCTATTCAGGAATATTAAAAAATGA